From Candidatus Xianfuyuplasma coldseepsis:
CGTTCGCAAATACCATGTCAGTAGAGCCTCTTTGAGGGTGGTTAAGATAGGTTTATAGTTCTCATCTTCGATGACATTCATTAATTCATCCGGATCCTTCTGTAAATCATAAAGTTCATCCAAGTCTTGCGATCGTTTCACATACTTGTAATTCTTGCTTCGTATCGATACAAAACGACTCACACTATCGGGGTTGGTTTGTTGTAGTAGACCCTTTGGATAGTAAATCGAACGAGGATTTGCGTTTGGTGAACCCTCAAAGATATACGGTTCATTAGTATCATATCCTCCCTCGGTAAACACATACTCTTTATGGAAAACACGTGGGTTGTGTAATAACGGTCGCAACGTTTTTGAAAAATGAGGGTGGTTTGCCTCACAATCACTATAATCCAGGATTGTGGCCATTACATCCAATAGTTCTACAGGCGATGTTACAACCTGATTCAAAGGAATGCCGCCTCCGGACATTACAAGCGGTACTTTGATGATATCATCCTCTGCTGAACTGGGCCATTTTTCAACAAGTCCATAATGACCTTGATAATCTCCATGATCACTCGTGAAGATGAAGATGGTATCATCATCAAGAACCTCACGTAATTGGCCGAGATAATCATCGACCTGAAGACACATCTTATAGTAGGTTGCTTGAATGTATTTGAGCTCATTCATATCCAATAATTCTAGGTTTCTTGTATCGCGAATTCCTTGATGAAATAGTGGCTTATTGTCACGAATAATCGGTTTTAAATGTGCAATTTGATGGGGTGATACCATACTTTCTGTCCGTTCGTTCGAAAAGTATCCCGGGTGAGGTAGATTGATCGGAACAAATAAGAAATATGGTGATTCTTGGTGGTTATGAATCCACGTTTTTGCACGATCTACAAAATATTGATCTCTCTCATATACACCATGATTTGACGTGTTGTACTGGAATGAGTAGTATTTTTCATGATCCTCGGGGTATTTTGGTGTAGGAAATGCGGATGGT
This genomic window contains:
- a CDS encoding sulfatase-like hydrolase/transferase, with the protein product MKRPNIVLFMPDSFSQTALDNAVTNNVQFPNIERLYRDGTRFTNCIVQHPVCTPSRCSLFTGTYPHTNSHRSLAHLLQPNEPQLLEYLVSGGYRVNIIGKNDLLSQELIQKYVQDPEENRFKPSAFPTPKYPEDHEKYYSFQYNTSNHGVYERDQYFVDRAKTWIHNHQESPYFLFVPINLPHPGYFSNERTESMVSPHQIAHLKPIIRDNKPLFHQGIRDTRNLELLDMNELKYIQATYYKMCLQVDDYLGQLREVLDDDTIFIFTSDHGDYQGHYGLVEKWPSSAEDDIIKVPLVMSGGGIPLNQVVTSPVELLDVMATILDYSDCEANHPHFSKTLRPLLHNPRVFHKEYVFTEGGYDTNEPYIFEGSPNANPRSIYYPKGLLQQTNPDSVSRFVSIRSKNYKYVKRSQDLDELYDLQKDPDELMNVIEDENYKPILTTLKEALLTWYLRTSDVSPIKKDPRHF